The following are from one region of the Acipenser ruthenus chromosome 19, fAciRut3.2 maternal haplotype, whole genome shotgun sequence genome:
- the znf276 gene encoding zinc finger protein 276: MMKRDRRGRFRALVQETQLGQQAAERRKPGGRRGRPRSSEIQHTEERLPPSAVVGGAEVGSEESGMGRTVTTAFCRLCHGKFSSRSLRSAFGKIPVIGQGAEKQQKQQVFFADFQRLVGVPVMQDPVLSQFICKNCHTQFYKCSSILRTFIQQVNVSPAGRVRSRGRGNSLSVNSDSENSSFDDLITSSPRCLRSLVSWAHQHAGSCQSCPSLQEVMASEYCGVVRAVWACGDGHNYVMDTDSDRTPQGLHSAEEAVKPEGGEGSGKPASGNSSTEHGRQPQLATMEPCSSDCPSATTLVTNAGTPRNQNASHHHIESNKNAHESPVDSIEGQLSSKEVPSSVPLGEALDGEEEDSDLSDSSNLILSSDDEDEEKTKSGSSDELFEPYPEKNKVSSKKSESKEAKKTEPKVRKKPGPKPGWKKKIKTESYREELPTIYKCPYQGCTAVYRGADGMKKHIKEHHEEVRERPCPHPGCNKVFMIDRYLQRHVKLIHTEVRNYICDECGQTFKQRKHLSVHQMRHSGAKPLQCEVCGFQCRQRASLKYHMTKHKAEAELDFACDQCGKRFEKAHNLNVHMSMVHPLTQNSDKNKSYGIVQLLPPGDPQGMPETLTEPLIHQETTS; the protein is encoded by the exons ATGATGAAGCGCGACCGGCGCGGTCGGTTCCGTGCTCTGGTGCAGGAGACTCAGCTGGGACAGCAGGCTGCTGAGCGCCGTAAGCCAGGTGGCCGCCGTGGAAGACCGCGATCTTCCGAAATACAACACACAGAAGAACGTCTCCCCCCTTCAGCTGTAGTAGGTGGTGCTGAAGTCGGATCAGAGGAATCGG GTATGGGAAGGACTGTAACCACTGCATTCTGCCGGCTTTGCCATGGGAAATTTTCATCCCGGAGCCTGCGAAGTGCCTTTGGGAAGATCCCTGTGATTGGACAAGGTGCCGAGAAGCAGCAGAAACAGCAGGTTTTCTTTGCTGATTTCCAGCGCCTGGTGGGTGTGCCGGTGATGCAGGATCCAGTCCTCTCCCAGTTCATCTGCAAGAACTGCCACACCCAGTTCTATAAATGCTCCAGCATCCTACGGACGTTTATCCAGCAGGTTAACGTGTCGCCAGCTGGAAGAGTGAGGTCAAGGGGCAG GGGAAATTCACTTTCTGTAAATTCAGACTCCGAGAATTCAAGTTTTG aTGATCTGATTACATCAAGTCCTCGGTGCTTGCGCAGCCTGGTATCCTGGGCACACCAGCATGCCGGGTCGTGCCAGTCCTGCCCCAGCCTGCAGGAGGTGATGGCGTCAGAGTACTGCGGGGTGGTCCGGGCAGTCTGGGCCTGTGGAGACGGGCATAACTATGTCATGGACACTGACTCTGATCGCACCCCACAGGGGCTCCATTCTGCAGAAGAAGCAGTGAAACCGGAGGGTGGGGAGGGCTCAGGAAAGCCAGCTTCAGGGAACAGTTCTACAGAGCATGGCAGGCAGCCACAGCTGGCCACGATGGAGCCTTGCAGCTCGGATTGCCCGTCGGCAACAACACTGGTGACAAACGCAGGGACTCCACGAAACCAGAATGCATCgcaccaccatatagagagtaaTAAAAATGCACATGAATCGCCTGTTGACAGCATTGAAG GACAGTTAAGCAGTAAAGAGGTGCCCAGTTCAGTGCCACTAGGAGAGGCATTGGATGGGGAAGAGGAAGATAGTGATCTATCCGACAG TTCTAACCTAATTCTGTCAAGCGACGATGAAGATGAGGAAAAGACAAAAAGTGGATCCTCGGATGAGTTATTTGAACCTTACCCAGAGAAGAA taaagttTCTTCAAAAAAGAGTGAGAGTAAAGAGGCTAAAAAGACGGAACCAAAAGTAAGGAAGAAACCAGGTCCCAAGCCAGGatggaaaaagaaaattaaaactgaAAG TTATAGAGAAGAGCTGCCTACAATTTATAAGTGTCCTTACCAGGGCTGCACTGCTGTTTATAGAGGGGCTGATGGAATGAAG AAACACATCAAAGAGCACCATGAGGAAGTCCGTGAGAGGCCCTGCCCCCACCCAGGTTGTAACAAGGTGTTCATGATAGACCGATACCTGCAGCGCCACGTGAAGCTCATACACACAG AGGTGCGGAATTACATCTGTGATGAATGTGGGCAAACATTTAAACAGCGGAAACACCTCTCAGTTCATCAAATgcggcattctggagcgaaacctCTGCA GTGTGAAGTCTGTGGTTTCCAGTGCCGGCAAAGGGCTTCTCTTAAATACCACATGACGAAGCACAAGGCAGAGGCAGAACTGGACTTTGCTTGTGATCAGTGTGGAAAACGATTTGAAAAGGCCCATAACCTGAATGTCCACATGTCCATGGTGCATCCCTTGACCCAGAATTCAGATAAGAACAAATCTTATGGAATTGTACAATTACTACCACCTGGTGATCCGCAGGGTATGCCAGAAACTCTTACAGAACCATTAATCCACCAGGAGACTACCAGCTGA